The Cellulomonas oligotrophica sequence CGTGGACGGCGGTCGAGGCCAGCGCGAGCAGGACGTGGCTCGCGTAGTAGCGGGTGCGCGGCACGGCACCGGCCAGCACGGGCTCGACGCGGTCGGCGAGCTCCTCGGCGCGGACCTTGAGCACCACCTGCACACCGGCGACCGAGGCGACGATGCCGACGAGGCTGAGGACGGTCCGGACGAAGGCGCCGACCAGCTCGTCGGGCGTCACCGCACCCGCCGCGAGGATCTGCTGCACGCCGGAGGCCCCGGCGAGCAGGTCGTCGACGGAGCTGACGAAGGAGCCGAAGACGACGCCGAGCCCGACGAACGAGACCGCCCACGTGACGACCGGGCCGCGGTTGAGGCGGACCGCGAGCGCCCCGGTGCTGCGGGTGCTGCCGCGGGCGGGGCCCGGCCGCGGCGCGAGCACGCCCTGGCCGAAGTCGCGGCGCCCCTGCAGGACGAACGCCAGGGCGACGACGGCCACGGTGAACGCGAGCGCGAGCAGCAGCGGCGCCCAGCGGTCGCCGCTCGCCGGTCGGGTCTCGAGCATCCAGCCCAGCGGGTTGACCCACGTCGTCCACGCCGGTGCGTCGGTCGAGGACAGGAACCCGCGCAGGACGAACAGGACGCCGAGCGTGCCGACGGCCAGCGAGCTCGCGGTGCGGGCGTCCGAGCCGATCTGCGCCGTGACGGCGGCGACCGCCGCGAACATCGCCCCGCTGGCGGTGAAGGTCGCGCCGAGCAGCATCGAGCTGGCCCAACCCCCGCCGCACAGCACGGTCACCAGGCCCGCGACCACGCCGGCCGCGACCGCACCCACGAGCGCGACCGTGACGCCGACCATGAGGCGGGCCGAGCGGCCCATGACGCCCGACGCCAGCAGCTCGGCCTGCCCCGAGTCCTCCTGGGCGCGGGTCGCGCGGACGACCGCGAAGACCGACCCCAGCGCGACGAGGAACCCGCCGAGGGCGAGGCTGCGCCAGGCGGCGAACCCGTCGACGGTGCTCAGGTCGTGCGCGGGCCCGAAGATCAGCCCGAGCGCCGGGTTGGCGCCGATCGTGACGGCGAGACCCTCGCGGTCGGCCTGGGTCGGGAAGACCCACGGGTAGACGAGCACCGAGCTCGCCGCCAGGCCCGTGGCGATCGCGACCCACGGGGCCAGCAGGCGGCCGTCGTGCCGCAGCGACGCGCGCAGCAGCGTGCGGGTCCCGGCGAGCGGCCGGCTCATCGCGCCCCCTCGGCGTCGTGGTCGTCGTACAGCCGCAGGAACAGGCTCTCCAGCGACGGCGGCGACACGGTCAGGGACGTCAGCCCGCAGGGGGCGAGGGCTGCCATCGCGTCCCCGACCCGCTGCGGGTCGACGCTCGCGGTGAGGGTCAGGCCGTCGAGGTGCACGTCGTCGAACGCCGCGAGGACGGCGGCGCCGGGCGCCCGCTCGACGGTGGCGCGGACCGCGCTGCGGGCCCGCCCGCGCAGGTCCGCGAGGGTCCCCGACCGCACGACCTGCCCCTCGCGGATGATGCTCAGCCGGTCGGCGAGGGTCTCCACCTCGGCCAGGATGTGGCTCGAGAGCAGCACGGTGGTGCCGCGACCGCGGGCCTCCCGGACGACGTCCTGGAACACGTTCTCCATGAGCGGGTCGAGCCCGGACGTGGGCTCGTCGAGCACGAGGAGCTCGACGTCGGAGGCGAGCGCGGCGACGAGGGCGACCTTCTGCCGGTTGCCCTTGGAGTACTGCCGCCCGCGCTTGGTGGGGTCGAGCTCGAACCGCTCGACGAGCTCGGCGCGGCGCCGCTCGTCGAGCCCTCCGCGCAGGGCGCCGAGCAGGTCGACCGCCTCGCCACCGGTCATGCCGGGCCACAGGGCGACGTCGCCCGGCACGTACGCGAGGCGCCGGTGCAGGTCGACGACGTCCGTCCAGGGGTCGCCGTCGAGGACGCGGACCCGGCCGCCGTCGGCCCGGAGCAGGCCGAGCAGGACCCGGATGGTCGTGGACTTCCCGGCGCCGTTGGGCCCGAGGAACCCGTGCACCTGGCCGCGCTCGACCCGCAGGTCGAGCCCTCGCAGCGCGGGGAACGCGCCGAACGACTTGGTCAGCCCGTCGATCTCGACAGCGGCGTCGGAGCTGCTCATGGGCGTCTTCTCCCGTCGGCGGTGCGCCCGGTTCCCGGGCTCGGGTCCAGTGAACTCCTCAGGTGATGAATTCCGCAAGGATGGAACTCCCCGGGAGGGGAATTCTCCGCGCGCGGAGTAGCCTCGCGGCATGACGAGCACGGCACGCAGGCGGCCGACGGGGCGCCGCGCCGGCGACAGCGGCACCCGCGACGCGATCCTCGACGCCGCGCTGCGCCTGTTCGCCGCGCAGGGGTTCGAGGCCACGTCGCTGCGGGCGATCGCCGCGGAAGCCGGCGTCGACGCGGCCCTGATCCGCCACTTCTTCGGCGACAAGGAGTCGCTCTTCGCGACCGTCGTCACCGACCGCACGGAGTACCCCGCGCACCTCGCCACCGCCACGGTCGCCGACCGCTCGACGGCCGGCCGCGCGTTCACCGAGACCTACCTGGGCCTGTGGGAGGACCCCGCCACCCGGCCCGTGCTGCTCGCGCTGGTCCGCTCGGCCACGACGTCCCCCCGCGCGGCGGGCATGCTGCGGGAGTTCCTCGGCCGGCTCCTGCCGAGCCTGCTCGGGCCCGGCGACGAGCACGTCGAGCGGGTGGTGCTGGCCGGCTCCCACCTGCTCGGGGTCGCCGTCGCCCGCCACGTCGTCGCCGTG is a genomic window containing:
- a CDS encoding ABC transporter permease → MSRPLAGTRTLLRASLRHDGRLLAPWVAIATGLAASSVLVYPWVFPTQADREGLAVTIGANPALGLIFGPAHDLSTVDGFAAWRSLALGGFLVALGSVFAVVRATRAQEDSGQAELLASGVMGRSARLMVGVTVALVGAVAAGVVAGLVTVLCGGGWASSMLLGATFTASGAMFAAVAAVTAQIGSDARTASSLAVGTLGVLFVLRGFLSSTDAPAWTTWVNPLGWMLETRPASGDRWAPLLLALAFTVAVVALAFVLQGRRDFGQGVLAPRPGPARGSTRSTGALAVRLNRGPVVTWAVSFVGLGVVFGSFVSSVDDLLAGASGVQQILAAGAVTPDELVGAFVRTVLSLVGIVASVAGVQVVLKVRAEELADRVEPVLAGAVPRTRYYASHVLLALASTAVHVTVAGTLVALLASRAGIGVTFADVLVQALATVPAVWTVVALAVAVVGARPAHAVAAWAGVLVSFVLTLLGPTFGLDDWVLGISPFWHVPAVLAETPDWTGLGWLALVIAALLAVGFGGFRRRDIAR
- a CDS encoding ABC transporter ATP-binding protein yields the protein MSSSDAAVEIDGLTKSFGAFPALRGLDLRVERGQVHGFLGPNGAGKSTTIRVLLGLLRADGGRVRVLDGDPWTDVVDLHRRLAYVPGDVALWPGMTGGEAVDLLGALRGGLDERRRAELVERFELDPTKRGRQYSKGNRQKVALVAALASDVELLVLDEPTSGLDPLMENVFQDVVREARGRGTTVLLSSHILAEVETLADRLSIIREGQVVRSGTLADLRGRARSAVRATVERAPGAAVLAAFDDVHLDGLTLTASVDPQRVGDAMAALAPCGLTSLTVSPPSLESLFLRLYDDHDAEGAR
- a CDS encoding TetR/AcrR family transcriptional regulator, whose translation is MTSTARRRPTGRRAGDSGTRDAILDAALRLFAAQGFEATSLRAIAAEAGVDAALIRHFFGDKESLFATVVTDRTEYPAHLATATVADRSTAGRAFTETYLGLWEDPATRPVLLALVRSATTSPRAAGMLREFLGRLLPSLLGPGDEHVERVVLAGSHLLGVAVARHVVAVPPLAALPLDVLVDEMAPTIQRYLDGTHR